Proteins found in one Oncorhynchus mykiss isolate Arlee chromosome 17, USDA_OmykA_1.1, whole genome shotgun sequence genomic segment:
- the LOC110493505 gene encoding osteocalcin 2a, whose protein sequence is MKSLTLLTICAVLSVSLSMNDLALDVVLDPAPDPATEPAPAADSSASSSASSSSSSASDSSASASDSSDSDSSSASSSSSSSESASAEVTTEDPAAATEPEVVIMKRDLASVLLRRKRAAGQAAAAFTLTQVESLSEVCELNLACEHMAETAGIVAAYTAYYGPPPF, encoded by the exons atGAAGTCTCTGACTCTCCTGACCATTTGTGCCgttctgtcggtctctctgtccATGAACG ATCTGGCTCTTGATGTGGTTCTCGATCCTGCTCCTGACCCTGCCACTGAACCAGCACCAGCCGCAGACTCCTCCGCGTCTTCATcagcttcctcctcttcctcctcggctTCCGACTCATCAGCCTCTGCCTCAGACTCCTCGGACTCGGACTCTTCCTCAGcctcttcctcatcttcttcTTCAGAGTCAGCTAGTGCTGAAG ttACGACAGAGGACCCAGCTGCAGCTACAGAGCCAGAAGTGGTGATTATGAAGAGAGACCTGGCCTCAGTTTTGCTGAGGAGGAAGAGGGCGGCTGGACAAGCAGCTGCTGCCTTCACCCTCACCCAGGTGGAGAG TCTGAGTGAGGTGTGCGAGCTCAACCTGGCCTGTGAGCACATGGCGGAGACAGCTGGCATCGTTGCAGCATACACCGCATACTATGGACCACCTCCCTTCTAA